The following proteins are co-located in the Camelina sativa cultivar DH55 chromosome 12, Cs, whole genome shotgun sequence genome:
- the LOC104733914 gene encoding F-box/kelch-repeat protein At3g27150-like: MSILSLGKERISRLRASLSQSPARRLLIVDSELGERKGEIIQKFQKHTSLKPQDDELSDVSQVLYKLEVEIFVGVLCSTYWKTQGLNSQFLQLLKRYDVFKMRRECGIVEPYVFMLTSGEACWTMFDKNFENFETLPRIPSDVCFYLSDKETVCAGTHLMVIGRELGGMAVWRYELGMHEWVKGPSMITPRCMYASASCGFDAYFAGGLKVNGNRYPEVLRSVEKYNAQTKTWSTIPEMHKRRKFSSGCFLRGKFYVIGGRNEYNEYLTCGERYDEVTNSWTLVPDMLGSMTFMPSQSPPLIAVANNNLYSLEAYSNELRVYDVNANSWKILGVAPVISNAGLGWGVAFKSIGDRLLLIGNSSPHSSCAKMRAFTCRRPSPDVEELNTNYGNVQFDHFIRNCCVMFA, from the coding sequence ATGTCAATCCTATCGCTAGGAAAAGAAAGGATTTCAAGACTCAGAGCAAGCTTGAGCCAGTCTCCGGCAAGGAGGCTTTTGATTGTTGACTCGGAAttgggagaaagaaaaggagaaatcaTACAGAAATTTCAAAAGCATACAAGTCTTAAACCTCAAGATGACGAGTTGTCTGACGTTTCTCAGGTTTTGTACAAGCTCGAGGTTGAGATTTTTGTCGGAGTTTTGTGTTCGACATACTGGAAAACGCAAGGTCTCAATAGCCAGTTCTTACAGCTGCTAAAAAGGTATGATGTTTTTAAGATGAGGCGAGAATGCGGGATCGTGGAACCATACGTGTTTATGCTTACGAGCGGTGAAGCTTGCTGGACGATGTTTGATAAAAACTTTGAGAATTTTGAGACACTTCCGAGAATTCCCTCTGACGTTTGCTTCTATCTAAGTGATAAAGAAACAGTTTGTGCGGGAACACATTTGATGGTCATTGGAAGAGAGCTGGGAGGCATGGCAGTGTGGCGTTACGAGCTAGGGATGCATGAGTGGGTAAAAGGTCCTTCAATGATCACACCTCGTTGCATGTACGCTTCGGCGAGCTGTGGGTTCGATGCTTATTTTGCCGGTGGTCTAAAAGTAAATGGAAATCGGTATCCCGAGGTTTTGAGAAGTGTGGAGAAGTACAATGCTCAGACCAAAACCTGGTCAACGATTCCGGAGATGCataagagaagaaaattcaGCTCAGGATGTTTCTTGCGCGGCAAGTTTTATGTGATCGGCGGTAGAAATGAGTATAATGAATACCTAACTTGTGGAGAACGCTACGATGAGGTGACAAATTCTTGGACGCTCGTCCCAGACATGCTTGGAAGCATGACGTTCATGCCTTCCCAGTCGCCTCCCCTCATCGCAGTGGCCAACAACAACCTTTACTCGCTTGAAGCATACTCAAACGAGCTGAGGGTTTATGATGTAAACGCAAACAGTTGGAAGATACTTGGTGTTGCACCTGTGATATCAAATGCGGGCTTAGGTTGGGGCGTGGCGTTTAAGTCAATTGGAGATAGGCTTTTGTTGATTGGAAACTCGTCTCCTCATTCTTCGTGTGCAAAAATGAGAGCTTTCACATGCCGTCGTCCGTCTCCAGACGTGGAAGAGCTAAATACCAACTATGGCAATGTTCAGTTCGACCATTTCATTCGTAATTGCTGTGTTATGTTTGCTTag